In a genomic window of Gouania willdenowi chromosome 11, fGouWil2.1, whole genome shotgun sequence:
- the tmem42b gene encoding transmembrane protein 42, whose product MFPGVFYALLAGFLGAVASSSAKLSLGADYLKGVCETGLRTWGEQRKFRQADGTTACDRLHIPLRLLCGGLLFTCNAVMWTFLAKALRYSSSSTRTTVTTTASNFISSAFLGQLIFGEAQITLWWVGISLTFTGLLVLQRVSPQDRQQNEIIKRDD is encoded by the exons ATGTTCCCCGGAGTTTTCTACGCTCTTCTGGCGGGTTTCCTCGGAGCCGTGGCCTCGTCCTCGGCCAAACTGTCCCTGGGAGCGGACTACCTAAAGGGGGTGTGTGAAACCGGACTCCGGACCTGGGGAGAGCAGCGGAAATTCAGACAGGCGGACGGAACCACTGCCTGTGACCGG CTTCACATCCCCCTGAGGCTGCTGTGTGGTGGGCTGCTCTTCACCTGTAATGCTGTGATGTGGACCTTTCTAGCCAAAGCACTCAGGTACTCTTCATCCTCCACTCGAACTACTGTGACCACCACTGCATCCAACTTCATATCTTCA GCTTTTCTGGGCCAGTTGATTTTCGGGGAAGCCCAGATAACCCTGTGGTGGGTCGGGATCTCTTTGACTTTCACCGGGTTGTTGGTTCTGCAAAGGGTTTCACCGCAGGACAGACAACAGAACGAGATCATCAAGAGAGACGACTAA